A window of the Actinomycetota bacterium genome harbors these coding sequences:
- a CDS encoding GAF and ANTAR domain-containing protein: MARGSWGRSVARWTAGGSTDGGHYPLTPIRKQPWFCTVAYRRRRVGRSSANSRRGRSTKEALSSVCSRSLRSRRGAVTVPEPSHEELDQRVSELSRLLLAEETLETSLRRTAELAVALIPHCDTCGVSVAEDGRVSTRVSTSALAERVDAYQYAIDEGPCLEAFRTGTVIKVTSLAAERRWPRFTARATQAGLTSSCSVPLVIHDQRVGALNLYSLTRAFDDADDVAVASFAQQAAVTLANAQTYQHARELVEHLSVAIETRDVIGQAKGIIMERERCTAQQAFEILRSVSQTRNIKLRALAQKVVDTGIWRE; this comes from the coding sequence GTGGCCCGCGGCAGCTGGGGTAGATCCGTGGCCCGCTGGACGGCTGGCGGCTCAACCGATGGCGGCCATTATCCGCTGACCCCTATCCGGAAACAACCCTGGTTCTGTACGGTCGCGTACAGAAGGCGTAGGGTTGGTCGGTCGAGTGCAAACAGCCGCCGGGGCCGATCCACGAAGGAGGCCCTTTCTTCGGTGTGCTCGCGCTCACTGCGAAGCCGGAGGGGCGCCGTGACTGTGCCGGAACCATCGCACGAAGAGCTGGACCAGCGGGTGAGCGAGCTGTCGCGACTGCTCCTGGCCGAAGAGACCCTGGAAACCTCACTGCGCCGCACCGCCGAGCTGGCGGTCGCGCTCATCCCGCACTGCGACACGTGCGGCGTGTCGGTGGCGGAGGACGGGCGGGTGAGCACGCGGGTCTCCACCAGCGCGTTGGCCGAGCGAGTCGACGCCTACCAGTACGCGATAGACGAGGGGCCCTGCCTCGAAGCGTTCCGAACGGGCACCGTCATCAAGGTGACGTCGCTCGCCGCCGAGCGCCGCTGGCCCCGCTTCACGGCGCGAGCCACCCAGGCGGGACTGACCAGTTCGTGTTCCGTGCCGCTCGTGATCCACGACCAGCGCGTCGGGGCACTGAACCTCTACTCGCTGACCCGCGCCTTTGACGACGCGGACGATGTGGCCGTCGCGTCCTTCGCGCAGCAGGCGGCGGTGACCCTGGCCAATGCCCAGACCTACCAACACGCACGTGAACTGGTCGAGCATTTGAGCGTCGCGATCGAAACCCGAGACGTCATCGGCCAGGCCAAGGGCATCATCATGGAGCGAGAACGCTGCACGGCCCAGCAGGCGTTCGAGATCCTCCGCTC